From the Campylobacter sp. CNRCH_2014_0184h genome, one window contains:
- the aat gene encoding leucyl/phenylalanyl-tRNA--protein transferase, translated as MKKSNLYSKLLKSPDDAPVFISEKLEVDFIPHAYSLGLFPWTSNPVTWWCPSPRMVLLPDEVRIQKSIKKALKTYEIRLDFDFNSLISHCAKRKKTWISQEFIQVYTKLFEQNLAHSVEVYENDVLIGGLYGLIIGKIFFGESMISLKKDASKVALIRLCELLKPYDFLIDCQVPNEHLKFMGAKEMTKKDFLKTLEKKVSLESGFKNFKNLL; from the coding sequence ATGAAAAAATCGAATTTGTATTCTAAACTTTTAAAAAGCCCTGATGATGCGCCTGTTTTTATTAGCGAAAAGCTAGAGGTAGATTTTATACCTCATGCTTATAGCTTAGGGCTTTTTCCATGGACTAGCAATCCTGTTACTTGGTGGTGCCCTTCTCCTAGAATGGTGCTTTTACCTGATGAAGTGCGTATACAAAAAAGCATAAAAAAAGCTTTAAAAACTTATGAAATAAGACTTGATTTTGATTTTAACTCGCTTATAAGTCATTGCGCAAAAAGAAAAAAAACTTGGATAAGTCAAGAATTTATACAAGTTTATACAAAGCTTTTTGAGCAAAATTTAGCTCATAGTGTTGAAGTTTATGAAAATGATGTTTTAATCGGTGGTTTATATGGACTTATCATAGGCAAAATATTTTTTGGCGAAAGCATGATAAGCCTTAAAAAAGATGCTTCAAAAGTAGCTCTAATAAGACTTTGTGAGCTTTTAAAACCATATGATTTTTTAATAGATTGTCAAGTGCCTAATGAGCATTTAAAATTTATGGGCGCTAAAGAAATGACAAAAAAAGATTTTTTAAAAACACTAGAAAAAAAAGTTTCACTTGAAAGTGGCTTTAAAAATTTCAAAAATTTACTATAA
- the csrA gene encoding carbon storage regulator CsrA encodes MLILSRKENESIKIGDDIEIKVVQTGKGYAKIGIEAPKSLMILRKELIEQVKSENLHAISDETIKLDDLSKKLKK; translated from the coding sequence ATGTTAATTTTATCAAGAAAAGAAAATGAAAGTATAAAAATCGGAGATGATATAGAAATCAAAGTAGTTCAAACAGGCAAAGGATATGCTAAAATAGGCATCGAAGCTCCAAAGTCTTTAATGATACTACGCAAAGAGCTTATCGAGCAAGTAAAAAGTGAAAATTTACATGCAATTAGTGATGAAACGATAAAACTTGATGATCTGAGTAAAAAGCTTAAAAAATGA
- a CDS encoding thioredoxin domain-containing protein gives MKKFAYLFFTFAFAFLISACSSEEKIENEFAFAEYKMGDEILLKSVNGGEKTLVRTQNGFMVKGEENKILMFDFFGTFCTPCQEEATHLTSLWQKNTDNFIIIGLSHFENVSDQTVKDFAIKYGAYYFLSNSKENDRIVAQALKDINYQSMEQLPFKVVLKDGVYQDLTDFWNKDSKSYVKYYLGKVSTEIMQEDITRILNESKK, from the coding sequence ATGAAAAAATTTGCTTATTTATTTTTTACATTTGCTTTTGCATTTTTAATAAGCGCTTGCTCAAGCGAAGAAAAAATCGAAAACGAATTTGCATTTGCTGAGTATAAAATGGGCGATGAAATTCTTTTAAAAAGTGTCAATGGCGGTGAAAAAACCTTAGTAAGAACACAAAATGGTTTTATGGTAAAAGGCGAAGAGAATAAAATTTTAATGTTTGATTTTTTTGGAACCTTTTGCACACCTTGCCAAGAAGAAGCTACCCATCTAACAAGCTTATGGCAAAAAAATACAGATAATTTTATCATCATAGGGCTTAGTCATTTTGAAAATGTAAGCGATCAAACTGTTAAAGATTTTGCTATTAAATATGGAGCATATTATTTTTTAAGCAATTCTAAAGAAAATGATAGAATTGTCGCACAAGCTTTAAAAGATATCAACTATCAAAGCATGGAACAACTTCCTTTTAAAGTAGTTTTAAAAGATGGTGTTTATCAAGATTTAACAGACTTTTGGAATAAAGACTCAAAAAGTTATGTGAAATATTATCTTGGGAAAGTTTCTACTGAGATTATGCAAGAAGATATTACTAGGATATTAAATGAGTCTAAAAAGTGA
- the smpB gene encoding SsrA-binding protein SmpB, whose translation MKKTIVKNKKAFFDYEILEKFEAGIVLKGSEVVALRASRANLKDSFVRIIKGEIFLLNAHISHLSTTHSFYKHDEKGVRKLLMHKKQIDRLFGKISTQGFTIVPLELYFNEKNKAKVLIALAKGKNLHDKRESLKKKQADLEARAAMKNHY comes from the coding sequence ATGAAAAAAACTATAGTAAAAAACAAAAAAGCTTTTTTTGATTATGAAATTTTGGAAAAATTTGAAGCAGGTATTGTTTTAAAAGGTTCTGAGGTGGTAGCATTAAGAGCTAGTAGAGCAAATTTAAAAGATTCTTTTGTGCGTATTATCAAAGGTGAAATTTTCTTACTTAATGCTCATATTTCTCATCTTAGTACTACACATTCTTTTTATAAGCATGATGAAAAAGGCGTGCGAAAACTTTTAATGCATAAAAAGCAAATCGATAGGCTTTTTGGTAAAATTAGCACTCAAGGCTTTACTATAGTGCCATTAGAACTTTATTTTAATGAAAAAAATAAAGCAAAAGTCTTAATAGCCTTAGCCAAAGGAAAAAACTTGCACGATAAAAGAGAAAGTTTAAAGAAAAAACAAGCAGATCTTGAGGCAAGAGCTGCTATGAAAAATCATTATTAA
- the truB gene encoding tRNA pseudouridine(55) synthase TruB (catalyzes isomerization of specific uridines in RNA to pseudouridine; responsible for residues in T loops of many tRNAs), producing MNKLFVAYKPSGMSSNAFLGKLKKKYKNKKAGFSGTLDPFAKGVLLIAFDQYTKLFRFFDKNPKVYKATLWLGVHSLSLDNQNIKEINLINAFEEKVLEQIKNELLGKITYTPPAFCAKKIDGVRSYELAKRGFEVNLKPCVMEIFYTKILHYNHPFLTIEIAVSEGSYIRSYCELFARKLGIKATLSSLERLSEGKFFYENEKELNPLAYLNLRKNTIKYPQKLHNGQKIFLDDLEIQEEGSYILEEKDFFSIISIQDNQVQYYLNKVLKC from the coding sequence ATGAATAAACTTTTTGTAGCTTACAAACCAAGTGGAATGAGTTCTAATGCTTTTTTAGGCAAACTCAAGAAAAAATATAAAAATAAAAAAGCAGGTTTTTCAGGAACACTTGATCCTTTTGCAAAAGGTGTTTTACTCATAGCCTTTGATCAATACACAAAACTTTTTCGCTTTTTTGATAAAAATCCAAAAGTTTATAAAGCAACGCTTTGGCTAGGTGTGCATTCACTAAGCCTTGATAATCAAAATATCAAAGAGATCAATCTTATAAATGCTTTTGAAGAGAAAGTTTTAGAACAAATTAAAAATGAACTTTTAGGTAAAATCACCTACACCCCACCCGCATTTTGTGCAAAAAAAATAGATGGAGTGCGCTCTTACGAGCTTGCAAAAAGAGGTTTTGAAGTCAATTTAAAACCCTGCGTTATGGAAATTTTTTATACTAAAATTTTACACTATAACCACCCCTTTTTAACCATAGAAATAGCAGTTAGTGAGGGTTCTTATATACGCTCTTATTGTGAATTATTTGCCAGAAAACTTGGTATTAAAGCCACGCTAAGCTCATTAGAGCGCTTAAGTGAGGGAAAGTTTTTTTACGAAAATGAAAAAGAGTTAAATCCTTTAGCTTATTTAAATCTTAGAAAAAATACGATAAAATACCCCCAAAAATTACACAATGGACAAAAAATATTTTTGGACGATTTGGAAATTCAAGAAGAAGGTAGCTATATTTTAGAAGAAAAAGATTTTTTTTCTATCATTTCTATCCAAGATAATCAAGTGCAATATTATTTAAATAAGGTATTAAAATGTTAA
- a CDS encoding ATP-dependent helicase, which produces MSFFESLNDSQKEAIMHIDGAMLILAGAGSGKTKTITTRLAYLIDHVGIPAQNTLTLTFTNKAANVMKTRALALLQDQNLHNPLLCTFHKFGLLFLRLYSERINRANNFVIIDTDDKKKILKDLASENLQSSLASIGAYISNFKNQSKSAQEIRKELEFLKDEKNKNYEEIIHLYEQYEHFLIQNNFMDFDDLLMLTNKILEDEQFAKEQSQKYTYITVDEYQDTNALQYQILKKLCTSHENICVVGDDDQSIYGWRGAKIENILNFKEQFNNVKLVKLEQNYRSTSAILQAANELIEHNRKRLGKTLICTKDEGEEITILQNDDEKIESFKVAREVSKLLNSGINPSEIAILYRVNALSRALEEAFSKENIPFKLLSGIRFYERAEIKDIISYLRLLSNLNDDYSFKRIINRPKRNFGNASLEKLENYAKENHLSLFESLCALQGSGFFSKKTDKELEKFILSIHKIKEKDDLLAMILALEEEFKIKEFYKDNPEGEDKLLNIDELYANLKDKITHGNYNGLDDILNEISLLNEQDGLDKESICIMSIHASKGLEFDYVFIIGLEEGFFPLTSESSNIEEERRLAYVAITRAKKKLYLSYANSRFYKGSRTRLEKSRFFGESNVIKKELTLDHQKNCYKKGDLIKHKIFGIGRVTGVSKIGAEEKLTINFGGIERMIMSSFVEKVI; this is translated from the coding sequence ATGAGTTTTTTTGAAAGTTTAAATGATAGCCAAAAAGAAGCTATCATGCATATTGATGGAGCTATGCTGATACTAGCAGGTGCAGGTAGCGGAAAGACTAAAACCATTACCACTAGACTTGCTTATTTGATTGATCATGTAGGTATTCCTGCGCAAAATACCCTCACACTAACCTTTACAAATAAAGCTGCTAATGTAATGAAAACAAGAGCCTTAGCACTTTTACAAGATCAAAATTTACACAATCCCCTTTTATGTACTTTTCATAAATTTGGCTTGTTATTTTTAAGACTTTATAGCGAAAGAATTAATAGAGCAAATAATTTTGTCATTATCGATACAGATGATAAAAAGAAAATACTAAAAGATTTGGCTAGCGAAAATTTGCAAAGCTCTTTAGCAAGCATAGGTGCTTATATTTCAAATTTTAAAAATCAAAGCAAAAGCGCTCAAGAAATACGCAAAGAATTAGAATTTTTAAAAGATGAAAAAAACAAAAATTACGAAGAAATCATTCATTTATATGAGCAATATGAGCATTTTTTAATCCAAAATAATTTTATGGATTTTGATGATTTACTCATGCTAACTAATAAAATTTTAGAAGATGAACAATTTGCAAAAGAGCAAAGTCAAAAATATACTTATATAACAGTAGATGAATATCAAGATACCAATGCCTTACAATATCAAATTCTAAAAAAACTTTGCACGTCTCATGAAAATATTTGCGTGGTGGGTGATGATGATCAAAGTATTTATGGTTGGCGTGGGGCTAAAATAGAAAATATCTTAAATTTCAAAGAACAATTTAATAATGTAAAATTAGTCAAACTAGAGCAAAACTACCGTTCAACTAGCGCTATTTTACAAGCTGCAAATGAACTTATAGAGCATAATAGAAAAAGACTAGGAAAAACTTTAATTTGCACCAAAGATGAAGGCGAAGAAATTACAATTTTACAAAATGATGATGAGAAAATTGAAAGCTTTAAGGTTGCAAGAGAAGTTTCAAAACTTTTAAACTCAGGGATTAATCCTAGTGAAATAGCCATACTTTATAGAGTAAATGCCCTATCTCGCGCTCTTGAAGAAGCTTTTAGTAAAGAAAACATTCCTTTTAAATTGCTAAGTGGAATTCGTTTTTATGAAAGAGCTGAAATTAAAGATATTATTTCTTATTTAAGATTACTTTCAAATTTAAATGATGATTATTCTTTTAAACGCATTATCAACCGTCCTAAAAGAAATTTTGGTAATGCAAGTTTAGAAAAGCTAGAAAATTATGCTAAAGAAAATCATTTGTCTTTATTTGAAAGCCTATGTGCTTTGCAAGGAAGTGGATTTTTTAGCAAAAAAACAGACAAAGAATTAGAAAAATTCATACTAAGCATACACAAAATCAAAGAAAAAGATGATTTGCTTGCAATGATTTTAGCCTTAGAAGAAGAATTTAAAATCAAAGAATTTTATAAAGATAATCCAGAGGGCGAAGATAAACTTTTAAACATAGATGAACTTTATGCTAACTTAAAAGATAAAATCACTCATGGAAATTATAATGGCTTAGATGATATTTTAAATGAAATTTCTTTACTTAATGAGCAAGATGGACTTGATAAAGAAAGTATTTGTATTATGAGTATTCATGCAAGTAAAGGACTTGAGTTTGATTATGTTTTTATCATAGGCTTAGAAGAAGGATTTTTCCCACTCACTAGCGAATCAAGCAATATAGAAGAAGAAAGAAGACTTGCTTATGTAGCAATCACTAGAGCCAAGAAAAAACTTTATTTAAGTTATGCTAATTCTAGATTTTATAAAGGAAGTCGCACAAGATTAGAAAAAAGTAGATTTTTTGGCGAGAGCAATGTAATCAAAAAAGAATTAACACTAGATCATCAAAAAAATTGCTACAAGAAAGGCGATTTAATCAAACATAAAATTTTTGGCATAGGCAGAGTCACTGGGGTAAGTAAAATAGGTGCTGAAGAAAAACTCACGATTAATTTTGGAGGCATAGAAAGAATGATAATGTCAAGTTTTGTGGAAAAAGTAATATGA
- a CDS encoding 4-(cytidine 5'-diphospho)-2-C-methyl-D-erythritol kinase has protein sequence MKAYAKANIFLKIIGIDSRSYHLLQSRFILLKDIFDELSFSDEKTKEGFEITGNFTQDTIIHKAYKELENLGFSNELNEFFKDKSLKLIKNIPIGGGLGGSSTDAVTFLLMINEALNLKLNQQQLEQICQKLGSDLIFFLSGYDSANVSGCGEIVEYFEDDFSQLDFAFPTIECSSAKVYKAFDENSYDLTANLNLSKTLKTLKTSEILEYKNTDLNDLFAPCVKIYPKMQTFLNEAYFLSGSGSGVFKAK, from the coding sequence ATGAAAGCTTACGCAAAAGCTAATATTTTTTTAAAAATCATAGGAATTGATTCAAGATCTTATCATTTATTACAATCACGCTTTATTTTACTAAAAGATATTTTTGATGAATTAAGCTTTAGTGATGAAAAAACAAAAGAAGGATTTGAAATCACTGGAAATTTTACCCAAGATACCATCATACACAAAGCTTATAAAGAATTAGAAAATTTAGGATTTTCTAATGAATTAAATGAATTTTTTAAAGACAAAAGCTTAAAGCTTATCAAAAACATTCCCATAGGTGGAGGCCTTGGTGGAAGTAGCACTGATGCAGTGACATTTTTGCTTATGATCAACGAAGCTTTAAATTTAAAACTTAACCAACAACAACTTGAACAAATCTGCCAAAAACTCGGTTCTGATTTAATCTTTTTTTTAAGCGGATATGATAGTGCAAATGTTAGTGGGTGTGGCGAGATTGTAGAATATTTTGAAGATGATTTTAGCCAACTTGATTTTGCTTTTCCTACTATTGAATGCTCAAGTGCAAAAGTATATAAAGCATTTGATGAAAACTCATATGATTTAACAGCGAATTTAAATTTGTCCAAAACACTTAAAACACTTAAAACAAGTGAAATTTTAGAGTATAAAAATACTGATTTAAACGACTTATTTGCTCCTTGTGTAAAAATTTATCCTAAAATGCAAACTTTTCTTAATGAAGCTTATTTTTTAAGTGGAAGTGGAAGTGGAGTTTTTAAGGCTAAATGA
- the fliE gene encoding flagellar hook-basal body complex protein FliE, producing the protein MNTINGINQFNNVNNKNNNNTNNIGDEFSSLLKNSINNLNKTQETAEAAMVDIATGEVKDLHQAAIAISKAESSMKFMLEVRNKAINAYKEISRTQI; encoded by the coding sequence ATGAACACTATTAATGGTATAAATCAATTTAACAATGTTAACAATAAAAATAATAACAACACAAATAACATAGGTGATGAATTTTCAAGCTTATTAAAAAATTCTATAAACAACCTTAATAAAACTCAAGAAACAGCTGAAGCTGCTATGGTAGACATCGCAACAGGCGAAGTAAAAGACTTACACCAAGCAGCAATTGCTATTAGCAAAGCTGAATCAAGTATGAAATTTATGCTTGAAGTTAGAAATAAGGCTATAAACGCATATAAAGAAATTTCAAGAACTCAAATTTAA
- a CDS encoding ATP-dependent Clp protease adaptor ClpS gives MSLKSEILEQQKLAEPKMFKVLLLNDDVTTMDFVIEILMNIFHHDFEKASAIMLEIHHQGSGVCGIYTEEIALSKKQQVDTAAKNNDFPLQTRIEEQ, from the coding sequence ATGAGTCTAAAAAGTGAAATTTTAGAACAACAAAAACTAGCAGAACCTAAAATGTTTAAGGTTTTGCTTTTAAACGATGATGTTACCACCATGGATTTTGTAATTGAAATTTTAATGAATATTTTTCATCATGATTTTGAAAAAGCAAGTGCGATCATGCTTGAAATCCATCATCAAGGAAGTGGAGTTTGTGGCATATACACAGAAGAAATTGCACTTAGCAAAAAACAGCAAGTTGACACGGCAGCAAAAAACAATGATTTTCCACTCCAAACAAGGATAGAAGAACAATGA
- the flgB gene encoding flagellar basal body rod protein FlgB has translation MISPFKSKELIVDALAGRNLRSQMINSNLANVDTPFYKARDIEFETALVNRANEIFKKKDTKELELASTNANHQKPWKFPDPNKSTIYLRDGHLARNDANTVDLDVETTEMSKNTMMITALDGVLRRQSNIFSTIIETSSKLG, from the coding sequence ATGATAAGCCCTTTTAAATCAAAAGAACTTATTGTTGATGCTTTAGCAGGAAGAAACCTAAGAAGTCAAATGATTAATTCCAACCTTGCAAATGTTGATACTCCTTTTTATAAAGCAAGAGATATAGAATTTGAAACTGCTTTAGTTAATAGAGCAAATGAAATTTTTAAAAAGAAAGATACCAAAGAGCTTGAATTAGCAAGTACGAATGCAAATCATCAAAAACCTTGGAAATTTCCAGATCCTAATAAATCAACCATTTATTTAAGAGATGGACATTTGGCAAGAAATGATGCAAATACAGTAGATCTTGATGTAGAAACTACCGAAATGAGTAAAAATACTATGATGATTACTGCTTTAGATGGTGTTTTAAGAAGACAAAGTAATATTTTTTCAACCATCATAGAAACAAGCTCTAAATTAGGCTAG
- a CDS encoding AAA family ATPase has translation MKYKELIDSFIPNARHLSFINHHEFITCEHLLFALVKLSNDFKNLLEEIGDGDLQGFENELKNYLAKNNEILKKEIEPIFSVILENILHKLNAKNQTSVIDFIIALCKEEKAYSYNILKKHLIEEEKIKELLQNAEFENLKTHTIELVELAKKGKIDPVIGRKFELERMMQILSRRKKNNPILVGEPGVGKSAIIDGLALAIAEEKVPKHLKNSKIYSLDMASLLSGTKYRGDFEKRLKDIIKELENIPNAILFIDEIHTIVGTGASNESHADMSNLLKPALSNGNIKCIGATTFIEYKNTFDKNKALSRRFAKIDIDEPSEEECFLILQGLKSKYENFHKIKISDEILQTSIKLAKQFLHDKFLPDSAIDLIDELGASFALEDKKSKKIVKIKDLENTLARMTHSHKIYESDQGKILKNLEHDLKQNIFGQDEAIKALCSILKQSYAGLKGKNTPKGVFLFTGSSGVGKTELAKNLAQILNLNLERFDMSEYSQKHDVSKLIGTSAGYVGYEDGGLLSNSIRKNPFSVVLFDEIEKAHPDLTNTFLQIFDNASLTDNSGLKADFKNTIIIMTSNLGLKESNELGFLSSDKEKSNKAIKDFFAPEFINRIDKIIHFNDLSQEILEQIVQKELDLMAKNLNNVTIEADKKVKEFLTKKTNNKDFGVRLLKRIIAEELGERLSDEILFGKLKNGGKLKLKLSKNEKIEFVF, from the coding sequence ATGAAATATAAAGAACTAATTGACTCATTTATACCAAATGCAAGACATTTAAGCTTTATCAATCATCATGAATTTATCACTTGTGAGCATTTGCTTTTTGCTTTAGTTAAGCTTAGCAATGATTTTAAAAATCTACTTGAAGAAATCGGAGATGGTGATTTACAAGGCTTTGAAAATGAATTAAAAAACTACTTGGCTAAAAATAACGAAATTTTAAAAAAAGAAATAGAACCTATTTTTTCTGTGATCTTGGAAAATATATTACACAAGTTAAATGCAAAAAATCAAACAAGTGTAATTGATTTTATCATCGCACTTTGCAAAGAAGAAAAAGCTTATTCTTATAATATTTTAAAAAAACACCTAATAGAAGAAGAAAAAATAAAAGAATTGTTACAAAATGCTGAATTTGAAAATTTAAAAACCCATACCATAGAGCTAGTTGAGCTTGCAAAAAAAGGTAAAATAGATCCTGTTATAGGTAGGAAATTTGAACTTGAAAGAATGATGCAAATTCTAAGCCGTCGCAAGAAAAATAATCCTATTTTGGTTGGTGAACCAGGTGTTGGTAAAAGTGCCATTATAGATGGACTAGCGCTAGCTATAGCTGAAGAAAAAGTGCCAAAACATTTAAAAAACTCAAAAATTTATAGTCTTGATATGGCAAGCTTGCTTTCAGGGACAAAATACAGAGGTGATTTTGAAAAAAGATTAAAAGATATCATTAAAGAATTAGAAAATATCCCTAATGCTATTTTATTTATAGATGAAATTCACACCATAGTAGGAACTGGCGCAAGCAATGAAAGTCATGCAGATATGTCAAATTTATTAAAACCTGCACTAAGTAATGGCAACATCAAATGCATAGGAGCAACTACTTTTATAGAATATAAAAACACCTTCGATAAAAACAAAGCTCTAAGTAGAAGATTTGCAAAAATTGATATAGATGAACCAAGCGAAGAAGAATGTTTTTTAATCTTACAAGGCTTAAAAAGCAAATATGAAAATTTTCACAAAATCAAAATCAGTGATGAAATTTTACAAACAAGTATAAAATTAGCAAAACAATTTTTACATGATAAATTTTTACCCGATAGTGCGATTGATTTAATCGATGAGCTTGGTGCAAGTTTTGCTTTAGAAGATAAAAAAAGTAAAAAAATAGTAAAAATAAAAGATTTAGAAAATACTTTAGCAAGAATGACGCATTCTCATAAAATTTATGAAAGCGATCAAGGTAAAATTCTTAAGAACTTAGAGCATGATTTAAAACAAAACATTTTTGGGCAAGATGAAGCTATTAAAGCTTTATGTTCTATTTTAAAACAAAGCTATGCAGGATTAAAAGGTAAAAACACCCCAAAAGGTGTGTTTTTATTTACTGGTTCAAGCGGGGTTGGTAAAACCGAACTTGCGAAAAATTTAGCACAAATTTTAAACCTTAATCTTGAAAGATTTGACATGAGTGAATACTCACAAAAACATGATGTGAGCAAACTCATAGGAACTTCAGCAGGTTATGTGGGCTATGAAGATGGTGGCTTGCTTAGTAATAGTATTAGAAAAAATCCTTTTAGCGTAGTTTTATTTGATGAGATAGAAAAGGCTCATCCTGATTTAACTAATACTTTTTTACAAATTTTTGATAATGCAAGCTTGACAGATAATAGTGGATTAAAAGCTGATTTTAAAAACACCATTATCATTATGACTTCAAATTTAGGTCTCAAAGAAAGTAATGAGCTTGGTTTTTTAAGCAGTGATAAAGAAAAAAGCAATAAAGCCATAAAAGATTTTTTTGCGCCTGAATTTATCAACCGTATAGATAAAATCATTCATTTTAATGACTTAAGTCAAGAAATTTTAGAACAAATCGTCCAAAAAGAACTAGATTTAATGGCAAAAAATTTAAATAACGTCACCATAGAAGCTGATAAAAAAGTAAAAGAATTTCTTACTAAAAAAACTAATAATAAAGATTTTGGAGTAAGATTATTAAAACGCATTATTGCTGAAGAATTAGGAGAGAGATTAAGCGATGAGATTTTGTTTGGAAAATTAAAAAATGGTGGTAAATTAAAACTCAAACTTTCCAAAAATGAAAAAATCGAATTTGTATTCTAA
- the flgC gene encoding flagellar basal body rod protein FlgC: MAYLSDFDISGYGLSAQRFRMNVISSNIANANTTRTAEGGPYRRREVIFKATDFNELLNKQIAKDNNFLEYENPLNDPASQKDAKPAIMSVVVDKVVRDDKDFRMKFDPSHPDANEQGYVAFPNINPVIEMADLIEATRAYQANVSAFTSTKTIAQSAIDLLRG; the protein is encoded by the coding sequence ATGGCTTATTTAAGTGATTTTGATATTAGTGGATATGGACTTAGTGCTCAACGCTTTAGAATGAATGTAATTAGCTCAAATATAGCTAATGCTAATACTACTAGAACAGCAGAAGGTGGTCCATATAGAAGAAGAGAAGTGATTTTTAAAGCAACTGATTTTAATGAATTACTAAATAAACAAATCGCTAAAGATAATAATTTTTTAGAATATGAAAATCCTTTAAACGATCCTGCTTCACAAAAAGATGCAAAACCTGCTATAATGAGCGTAGTAGTTGATAAAGTTGTAAGAGATGATAAAGATTTTCGTATGAAATTTGATCCATCTCATCCAGATGCAAATGAACAAGGTTATGTTGCTTTTCCAAATATAAACCCTGTCATTGAAATGGCCGATTTAATAGAAGCAACAAGAGCTTACCAAGCAAATGTAAGCGCTTTTACAAGCACTAAAACTATAGCACAAAGTGCGATAGATTTACTAAGAGGTTAA